DNA from Labrus bergylta chromosome 3, fLabBer1.1, whole genome shotgun sequence:
TTTGGGCAGGGAGGACTCTTGATACCTCGACCTGTCACTTTAACATGACACCACCTATAGTCACTCTGATAGAGTGTGCACAGTTTGGTGTCATGTATCAAATGAGGCTTGTGTGAAAATGAACCCATCACCCTCCCAGGACACTAAGGTGCTCAGTGGAGTGTGGAGGCGTAGAAAAACAACTGGTTTCAGTGTTGGCCAGACATTGGGGGCAGAATCACTGGGGGCAAATTTGCTTTCACAACCAACCACTACTTGAAGCAGACTGGGTGAGCCGAAGCAGCTGGGTGGCTTGAGTGCATGTTATTTGAATAGCATAGCTTCTAAATAAAGAAGCTCCCTCTGCCAGTGGATCTCAGTCTCTGGCGTAGATTCAGTAATGAGGTATTTAGATTCATGCATCAGTGGTGAAGTACAAGGTTTTTGATCCATCTTTTATCCTCTCATGTTCCTGCTGTTTTGTGTTGCTCAGGTTATTAAAGACGGCGCCTCTCATGATGCCATTTCGGCGTTTATTAATCTTACATGGCTTTTACTTTATGTATGCCATATGCAGCTTGCCAGGAGTACCCATGTTTCTGTGCCGTGTCTCTATTGTTGTGAGAAAACCAGTTGTTTCTGCCCGTGTGAACTGCAAGGCCAACTCTCAAGGTGGCGCAGGATCAAGAATGACAAGAATTCACATGCACTCATCTAACTTCTCCAGCCCAGACTCCCCTCCTTTTCCCAGGCAGCTCTTTTTCTTGTTGTAGGAGCCACTTTGAATCCGATCTAAACCCTGTGTTCATTTCAGCTCTGGCACACccttttaaaagagagagaaagattttTGATATATGCTCACCCATTAGTTTTTAGcatgtgttgtgtctttttatacaaaacaaattagactgtacagtatgtcaggatactgtaacatttaaaatgtttgccGTAGCTAAGTAATCCGCTCACTGTGGCAACATATGTTTTGGACTAGTGGTGCAAGATAAATGGCAAATATAGAACATGTGGTCTATTTGCATTGTAACATACCGGGAAGTCAAAGTAGTTTCTCAATGTCAACACAGGAAGTTGTTGAATGTAGGATCTTGATCCTTGTCTGTCGCGCAACATAAAGTTAGAAATATTTGATGATGTGAGCGGTAATAACTTAAAAAGTTTTATGGAATGTTATGAGTAAGGGACCTCTATGAACCTACTTAGTAGGTTGGAGGGTTCATAGAGGTCCTTTTACCCACACAAGCATCctgtacaacacacacatgaagtaCACACATTTGacctaattatttttttcagctaCAAGCTTGTCTGGCTCCAGACTTCATATGAGCTCACAAGAATAACAGATGGGAGTTGTCTGTAAGTTTAATGAATATCCAAAAGGTGGTTTCAGTTACTCCCTAAACCTTAAAAGATCATCTTGTTGCTCCCAACATGTAAATCAACTTGCTTTTGTAGTTGTACTCCTCTTCAGATTCCTTCTTTTGTCAAACCAACAGTCAAAAAAACTCATGATCCCTGATTTATGAAATGACATAAAGCAGGATATCCTTGTATTTGGGAAGCTGAAACAGCAAATTgtttgtcaatttttttttaagtcaattaATCGTTGCAGCTCTAGCTTCATACTTGTCCTCATACATCAAAAGTAACATGACTTATGGTGTTCAGCCACAGACGGTATACAATACATACTTCACACATAATGACATTATATGTCCAACGTGTCAGACTGCGGTGACGCTCCACTTAGCCTGCTATTTACAGCTCAATGCTTTGCCTGTGAAAGGATTcacgtgtgtgtgggtgggtggagACTGAAATACATTCAGTGCCAGCATAGAAACCTCCCAGTTCGTCTTCAGTCAACATCTTCTGtgaataagaagaaaaaaaaaccaccatCCACCTTTTAATCACATCTGGTCAGAGCAGCTGAATTTTGCTGTGACTAAGGGAGGCGTGACACACTGAGGGAGTCTTTATGAGTCATTAAATGTCACCCCTCTCTTCTGATCTAGCTCAGGTGATGAGTTATTCACCTTCTGTTGCGAGAGATGCTGAGATGGCTCATTCTTTGATGCCTATGTGTCTGCACTTGTGGTGAACACTTCAGTTTAagtaaaaaactgttttaggTTGAACTCCAGCTGCTGGGGTTAAATAAACCGCATCATGTTCAGCTGGAATGTAAAACTCTAATCTGCTTCTTTTTAATTCAGAGTCCATTGCACGCAGAAATGTCCTTTCGCAATGACCTTACACTGGGCTAACATAATCTACATATCTGTAGCAATGTTCTGCTTGGATGGTTGCATATATTTCCTCATAGTAACCATATTCACATGTTAGATacaatttgtgtttgtttgagtggGTGCTGGACAGGCTGGCACGTTTCAGTCAGTAGTTGAGGTGTGACCTGCATGTGAGTCACTACCTTGTAATTCCTTACAAGCTACTTGTTGAAAGCCACCACTTCACTCAGACAAACATAGTAGCGAAAGATGGTTGTCATATCTACAGTCAACATGGTGTGCCATTTTCAGGCCCATCAAAACAATGGCATGCAGGGCGAGGTGACTGGCATATATGGCTAATTTAGGATGGAAAGAGGAGACCAGTTTAATAGTGAGGCGACCATTTTGGTCTCAACACTGACGTCAACTGAatgtgagggagagaaagggcaGCAGGGGTGTTATTTTACCACATCCCCTCCCTCAATGAACGagtgtgcacacatgcacacaggtCAATTTCCTTTGTTTCCACTGTCCTCCTGTTCCTGATAGTAGTCAGGTACTGTGTGAGACCAGAGTGCAGATTGGAGTCACTGGTGTGTCATTGGTGAGCGAGTGTGTGGCAGCGGGGGATTATCCTGCTCTCTCAGACTGCTGACAGGGCCTGCACGTGTCCGATCGCCCCCCTTtcatctgtcttttctctctggGGTCTTTGTCTCCTCGCTGGGCTGCATACGTGACCTGCACAGAGCAGTGCCGTCAAGGAGAAGGCacggggagggagggggggggtcattggGTTTAGCATGGACCAGCAGGCATGGTGTGATCGTTAGCCTCGTGTTGAGCAGCAGTGTGGCATGGCAAACATCAGAGCACATGAAAAAAGTATTAACATTTTTTCATATCTGACAGAAAAGCAGATTTTAGAGCCTCTAAGCTGGGAACTGACCAAACATTATGACTCACCAGCTCATAAACAAGACTAATTTCTGTAATGTTACGGTTCATAGACTGTCTTTACtgtactttctttcttttgagttttttttattatcccaTTAAATATTCCTCATCTCTTCTGCCACAGGGCCACCTCTCCGAAGGTCTTGTCACAAAATGGTACAGGTCTCCACGCCTGCTGCTCTCTCCCAACAACTACACCAAAGCCATCGACATGTGGGCGGCTGGTTGCATCTTCGCCGAAATGCTCACAGGGAAAACCCTCTTTGCTGGTAAATGTTGACTCAGTTTCTTACTTATGACTCACTGTAACACCTCATATGTAAATTAATTGAGAGTAATCTTTGAAGCAGACTGGGTCACTGTTATGATGTTAATACAGGAGCGTATATCTGATGAGGTGTTTGCTCATCCTGCTGGTGAGCAGGGTTTGACTGACTGTTCATGTGTGTCGGAACTTTCTTGAGCTGACAACAGGGCGACTAACATCGTGATCTTCTGCGCTCAGcctcatttaaaacaaactaacCCAGTCGTGCCGCTGTTGAATGTTGCGTAACTCTTCTAAGAGAATCGCCTGACATTTGTCCGTCTGTTCTGTCAGGAGCGCATGAACTGGAGCAGATGCAGCTGATACTGGAGTCCATTCCTGTGCTGCGAGAGGAAGACTGCCAGGAGCTCCACAGTGTCATCCCAGTCTTCATCCGCAACGACATGTCCACGCCTCACACACCACTGGCCAAGTTGCTGCCTGACGTTAGTCCCCAAGGTGCGTACCACTTATTTATTCATGTAGAAGATATCAAAGGATTGTGAAGTACTGTTATGAACGTAGACCCACCGTAAGGGTTAAGGTCATATTCTTCCAAGTCACTCGCATGTTTCCTACTTGATAAACAACTTGggtctttctctctgcagccttgGATTTCCTGGAGAAGATCCTGACTTTTAACCCCATGGATCGTTTGACTGCAGAAGAGGCCCTGGCCCACCCCTATATGGCTGACTACTCATTCCCCCTGGATGAGCCAATCTCTCTGCACCCCTTCCACATTGAGGATGAAGTAGATGATATCCTGCTCATGGACCAGAGCCACAGCCACACCTGGGACAGGTATGCTCGTTTGCTTTTTCCCTCTCAAACACCTGTTGTCTCCAGGCTtttgttatatatttatatatggttacatttttgttgttgttgtgtcactAATTTTCTCTTGTAACCTAAGTTGCAGTGGAGATTTgtctgcttttcattttgtcataAATGGATGTGCAGATTACAcaacaagaaaaggaaaatttGAGGCATCTGTGTGTACTTAATTTTCTCTGTCGTTCTTCCTTAGGTATCATGAAAGTCAGCTGTCAGAGGCTGACTGGCATTTGCACAGCACCCACGACCCAGACGAAGTACAGGTTGACCCAAGGGCTCTCTCTGATGTAACCGACGAGGAGGAGGTTCAGGTATGTTTGAATTTTGACATTTCCATCTCCATTCAACTGTAAATCTGTCTCTTCtctattcatttttaatttacttaaaaaaacaacaaaaaaagtttttaaggACAATGGTCAAGAGttgcacaaacaaaatgttAGCAGATTGTGAAGAAGCACAGATCAAGTGTTGTACAACAAAGATTGCTTTAAAATGAGCTCAAGTATTTAAGGCTGAAGGATATTTACgtattttataaaaataacATGCCTACTTCTGACTTGCTTAAGATTTCCATTAACAAAGACTAAATAGTTGCTGCGGTCTGTCTCCAGGTGGATCCTCGTAAATATGCTGATGGAGATCGGGAGAAGTTCCTGGATGAGCCGTCCTACGACTACTCGACCATGTTCCCACTGGAGCGTTCTTGGGAGGACAATGACGACGACCACCACGAGAACAAATACTGTGACCTGCAGTGCAGCCACACCTGTAACTACAAGGCTGTGTCGCCCTCCTACCTGGACAACCTCATCTGGCGGGACAGTGAAGTCAACCACTACCACGAGCCCAAGCTCATCATCGACCTCTCAAACTGGAAGGAGCAGCAGAGCAAGGAGAAAGCGGACCGCAAAGCCAAGAGCAAGTGTGAGAAGAACGGGCTTGTGAAGGCCCAGATCGCACTGCAGGAGGCTGAGAAGACCCAGAGTCCGGtggagaaggacagagagcaggagaaaCATCAGACAGACAAGCCTCAGGGCCAGCAGAACCAGGGCTTTGACTTTGACTCCTTCATCGCCAGCACCATCAAACTGAGCCTGCAGCCCGAGCCCTGTCAGGAGGCCACCCTGCTCAACGAGGTGGGCCTCCTGAATGAGCTCAACTCTTCCGTTTCCCAGCTGGAAGCCCCGCGCTCCGGCTCCATGTCCAAGTCCATAAGtcaagagaaggaggagaagtgCCTGGTGAACCTTGCCCAGTTAGGTGGAGTAGGGCAAGGGGTCGTCGTAGGAGACGGCGTCCGGCCCACTCAGCCCTGGGAGAGCTTCGGCTCTGGGGAGAGAATCAGCGAGAGTGGCTGTTTGATTGACGAAGCATGCTGGGACATTCATAAAGAGGACCCCTACCAGAAGGAGAGCACTTACACCAGCTACCTGGACCGCCTGTTCAGCCggaaggaggaggtggttgcAGAGACTGTCGCCCCTACGGAGACAGAGCCCTCGGAGGAGGAGAGCTTcctctgcaggaacacagagatTGTGCTTAACATGCAACTGGACTCTCTTGCGCTGCCCGGCTTTGACAGCACCGATGACTTGCCTCTAAAATCCATCCAGACGTCACTCACCACCTGCGCTGTCAAATGTTCCCCACAAATCGCCCATAAAACATACAGCAGCATCTTTAAACATCTTAATTAAAGAAATCTATATCCTCCCGTACAGTGCAAAAACTAggtagttttgtttttatgttgtttttcttaaatgacATGGTATATTATTGTACTTGAATCATTTCATACCTTTTTTACAATTGttacttttaatttctttttttaagagttgCGCGGGGTGgtttattatatttaaagagTTTTGGTCATCACTCTGAGCCTTGATCACCAGGCCTTCATGGGTTAATGTCTACGACCTCATTGCTAACCTGGCATGTCACTCGCTCGCTTCAAGTACTGTAGAccaacagagagaaggagagaattATCTGGAGGTAAAAAGAAGGGTTCTGATTGAAGAGATAGGGTTTGACTGTGATATAAGGAAGGATGGCAGACGCAGACATTGCCGTAGGCATTTAAAGTGCTTTCAATCAACCTTTCCTGGTGGGACGGGatacaagaaaaaaaggggttggatttcctttttttgttttttgttttgttttgtttttaagaaaaaagaaaattgttcATGATGTTCTTTTTCCCTGAAGAAAGCTTCCTTAATAACCCTTTCATACTGTAAATCTGACACATGATGCCAGCAGCAACCATTATCGTAGGCGTTAATGTAAATGTGTTATCTACCTCAAGGTAACAGCCGCGAGAGACACTCGAAGCCGCACTAGTGCTTTACACACATGACCATCCTCATACCATGAAATGAAGTGGTCACATAGATGAAATCTGTCTCACTTTAGCATTTAACATAGTGAGGTGTTTCAgtaatcattatttatttctagCAGATGTGcgatatttattttatcaaaaatgtgttatttcaaTGTGATTATTGAAGATTGAGGAGTTGGACAGACTTCAAGTTTAATTTCGGCACTATGTGGACGTGCAAGTGTTCCTTTGTTTAACGCTAGGATGCAAATTCATCTGTTATGTTCTGTCAGGAGTTGAGGCTTTCTGTTTTCCACCAATATTGTCCAAAAGGatatcatttttgttttttatttataggtGCGTTCTGTCTTTTTAGTGGAAAAAACTGCTCTATGGTTTAAAGAAGCACCTAAAAGTCTTAATTTTTTAtctaaatgtaatgtaaaatgCGTGCATGGAGACAGGAGAAAGGTACATTTAAAGTCAAGTTAATGGTGAGTATAATGTACGTCAGTTTTAATTGTACGTTTTTTGTTAAATTTCTATGTACTTTTTCCAGGCAAGCATGATGAATTAGGTTACGGTGTAGCATGTAGAACACTTATGGACTTCTTTTGTAATCATTGGTTCCCCTGTTCTACAAAATATCTCCAAATAAAATTACTGGCAAAGAGTTTGGCTTTCATCGGTCCTTCTTTTATAACCTTGTCTTAGTGTTGATTTTGTAATTAACATTTTCTATAACTACTCAGATCAGATAGTTGCTGGCGGAGGAGAAGTGCTGACTACAGCTCTGCCACCTCCAGACTccacttttaatgtttttttaagaggcAGGGCTACATTACACTGAGAGAGCTGGGACACAAGCTTTGAATCATCAGCTAAATGTAGCTCTAACTCAGACCACCACCATAAATCAGAGCTGATGACCGGGTACACAAAGTCCCACCAGCTTTTAGGAACAGAACACTACAGAAAACACCAGCAGGTTTAAACGTCAAGACGTTGCACATCTTCATATGAAGTGTTATAACATTCAGCCTGTTCTGCAACAGTAGAACGCAGGTGTAGAGATTACGCCATTACATTTCCCATCATGGGCAGCCTTACTCTTCTCGTACACATTTCCAAACTTCTCTAAAACTTTCATAATGGAGTGAACGCTAGAtgagatgacatcacacattgtgTGGAAATAATGGGTTCCTGCAGGTTGTGGTGACATATCCAAAGTCATTCACACAGAATAGTATGGTGTCATACTTGAAGCTCAAGAAAGaggcagttttttgtttttttttagagggaGGATCTCATGCCTTTTTTATCTTAAAGCATAAAGCCTCTGAGGTTCCTGTGATTTATAGAGTAAAAGTATGTTTAAAACGTGACTTGAGTATAAACATCCCAATATAATCTAGTATCAAAGTCAAATGTAGGGCAACAACAACCAGTAAAAATCTCTATTTTATTGAGTTTACCAGGTAAGTAGCACAAATGTTGCACGTGATTGACCCATTTTAGCGATACTACGTTCATGATATGACTCACATTACTGCCTTGTTGCTCGTCTATAAAACATGCTTCTGGATTTCTTCAGTGCAAACCCCTGAATGTAAAGACAAAATGATCCGTCTGTGTTACGCTGAACTCTCGGAGTAACCAAAGTGTACAGTAAATGTTTGCCTGCATGTGCCACTTGTTTTCTTTCGTCTGCAGTTGAAAACTAGTTCATAGCATGCAGACAAGAGGTATAGCCTTTGCAAGAAGGGAAAGGTTTTCAGTCCAAAGGTTGGACCTGTTGGTCTCAATAATCAGCTGCAGCTGGGCCAGGACTTTTTTCACTGCCACTACTTCCTGCTGGAAAAAATTAGGCCAACTGCGTGTGTTTATCTGCTCTCTTGGTAACAGTGCAATCCTCATGCCACAATGATTGAACCCTGCTGGAATACTCGGCTGAAAGGGAAGACGCCTGATCTCTGCCAAGTGATTGAACAGCAAGGGTGATAAGAGGCCAAAAGTAGGTCAAATTCAGGATGCCATGTTTGTCACTTCAGCAATGTCCAGCAATCTCTCAAATTGTTTCGGCAGCTTCTCTTTCCCTCAGCTTTTCTGCTTCTCTCAGAATAAATTGTCTCAGCTCTGCTTACTTTAGCTCCCGCATCAACAGGCTCCCTCATTGTCACCGCCATGACAAGAACTGCTtcatcctccctctctgctgcttcttcatcTGCACATTATTCTCCGAGTTTCACCTAATTATTGAACATTTCTCCTCACTTTCTCCCCACAGCTACTTCCTCCTCCTGGCTGCCACTCAACCATCACCCTCTGAGTTCTCCCCCAGGGCCTGTCAGGTGCTgtcaagttaaaaataaagtccAGGAACTACGTGATAAGCAGCTGAACTCAGCACCCATCAGCTGACAGTAGCTTAACACAGCATCGACTAATATAAGGTCGTGAATGCTTTTCACTTTCCTGGAAGGCCAATTAAAACTCAATGTGGGAGATTTCAGCACAGACCAGATACACTGAATAAGCCTCTGCCGAGTTTCCACCAGGAGGAAGTAGTGAAGTAACCTGTTTATGTGTACGTGCAAACCTGCCCTGCCAACATCGGGATGTGAGGAAAAGAGGGACATTTGGGGAAAATCGGCCTAtaacatgcagtgtaaaagcgatttgagtagtcggaagactagaaaagcgctacgtaagctcaagtccattttaccATTTATAACCAGAGACCCTGTCCCCATATAACCCTAAACCCTGAACAGATGTGAACGCAGAGATTTCCCCTCCCCCAGCATCTCACCGTCATTACcttggagaaaaataaagaaataatacaCAGTAATGATAGACTAGCATTTTTCTGCAGTAAAGTATTATTTTTCATCTATTGCATGGTAAAATGCAAAACAGGAATTCACTAGAGACCCAGACTATTTGATTTGAACTTACTTTGCAGTGTGTAAAGATATGATGACATCATTGGGCCTAGGGAGCAGTCAAGACCCCGGACCTAAGTAGGGGGGGGTCTTGCTCAGCTGCTGTCATTAAACATTGTTATTTGAATTTGGACTTTCTGTGCATTACTGTCACCATAAGTTTGATGACATATTCAGATCCAATTTTATATTTTAGGAGGAACGGATTATGATTCTATTTTTATGCTATTTCAAGCGCTGTGGGAacctcatttacatttacatacatgtttttgCGACATTGTACATTTGCTCACATTTGAGGCACACACGTTTTTATTTAACATACAAGGCTGAGAGTTGCACAAAAAGCATTTATGTTACTTAATGACCTATTAGAAAAGGTTTTCCTACAATCATACTAAAGTtcaaatacaaattaaacaatAGTGTCTGCACTGTTGACCTCTCATTCTGAACTcacctctctttctttattgtctGTCTTCTCTTTTAATCATCTGCAGctgtccgtccgtccgtccgtctgtctgtctgtctgtctgtccgtccatccgtccgtctgtctgtctgtgtgtctgaatcATCAAAGGATTCACATAGGCTCTCTTATTAATATTAATACTGGCAATCATATAAGGAAATGTAGGCTACAATGTCATTAATTGACAGTCTTCCTCTGATGGTCTGACTTCTTACCCTCACTAATGTTTTTGAACAATCAGATGATAATGAGTGATGTTTTTCTTGCCAGGATCTGAATGCTCTGACACAGTCGTGGAGTGTGTAGTGAGTGAGGCTAACCAatagagcaaaagagagagagagagatactgaATCGAGTGGAGTTGAGGGAGAGGCAATAGACAGATAAATTAGCAATCGGGGGTACAGTGGGAGAAAGGGTTAAAAATAGGGAGACTCCTgctcaaattgaaaaaaaactgtcaggtCTGCACATGTGATGACCTAGTTGGCCGAGGTTCTGCTCTGTGGCTTGATAAATATGGAGACAAAGCACAAGCCTCCAACTGTTATCTGCTGCAACTCGAGGCTGCTCATTATAGCTCGTCAGTTTCAGAATGCGTGTCCATATTCAGTGCAGAGTCgtgcacagagctgctgctaCTAAAGTTAGAACACAAGAGTACCTTTATAAATAGAGAGTAGCTCTCAGGGACTTGCACTTAAAAAGTTAGAACTACCTCCTGACAGAGTTACACAGCATCCTGACCCCTGACCTCACTTACCACTCATCTTCTATGCAACCTGCAGGTTAAATGTCAGATTGACAAACTCTTGTCTTCATTGGCGATTCCTTGCCATAAAGacacctttctgaaaagtaaaaaaaatgactttatggTCACATTGAGGGTAAAATTTACTGCATGCATTCAACTTAGAGTGATCTGAACTTGTGGAAAAACTTAAAGAGGCTATACAAGTATGACATAACATATTccataaaaacacatcttaac
Protein-coding regions in this window:
- the mapk6 gene encoding mitogen-activated protein kinase 6 yields the protein MAEKFESLMNIHGFDLGSRYMDLKPLGYGGNGLVFSAVDTDCDKRVAVKKIILTDPQSVKHALREIKIIRRLDHDNIVKVFETLGPNGRRLTEDVVSLTEVNSVYIVQEYMETDLCQLLDRGLLSEGHARLFMYQLLRGLKYIHSANVLHRDLKPANLFVNTEDLVLKIGDFGLARIMDPHYSHKGHLSEGLVTKWYRSPRLLLSPNNYTKAIDMWAAGCIFAEMLTGKTLFAGAHELEQMQLILESIPVLREEDCQELHSVIPVFIRNDMSTPHTPLAKLLPDVSPQALDFLEKILTFNPMDRLTAEEALAHPYMADYSFPLDEPISLHPFHIEDEVDDILLMDQSHSHTWDRYHESQLSEADWHLHSTHDPDEVQVDPRALSDVTDEEEVQVDPRKYADGDREKFLDEPSYDYSTMFPLERSWEDNDDDHHENKYCDLQCSHTCNYKAVSPSYLDNLIWRDSEVNHYHEPKLIIDLSNWKEQQSKEKADRKAKSKCEKNGLVKAQIALQEAEKTQSPVEKDREQEKHQTDKPQGQQNQGFDFDSFIASTIKLSLQPEPCQEATLLNEVGLLNELNSSVSQLEAPRSGSMSKSISQEKEEKCLVNLAQLGGVGQGVVVGDGVRPTQPWESFGSGERISESGCLIDEACWDIHKEDPYQKESTYTSYLDRLFSRKEEVVAETVAPTETEPSEEESFLCRNTEIVLNMQLDSLALPGFDSTDDLPLKSIQTSLTTCAVKCSPQIAHKTYSSIFKHLN